One genomic window of Panicum hallii strain FIL2 chromosome 6, PHallii_v3.1, whole genome shotgun sequence includes the following:
- the LOC112897533 gene encoding transcription factor bHLH137-like isoform X2: MADFSSHHSLHLKMPAALTNGHSPNLSSLLFYGQNHGQGATANANAASGTAAAMAEDASLESSSAVVDTSPQGSASPMDRKRKATEDSATLSSAHSKDCKQEGKSKRGKRSNKEAEDKSTTDDEAPKGYIHVRARRGQATDSHSLAERVRRERISERMRMLQALVPGCDKVTGKALILDEIINYVQSLQNQVEFLSMRIASMSPVLYGFGLDSDGLHDHAQMGGMFQEALAMPGPVLSQASPAPSQAIIETTSTTPFSLQGQGAISFSQDNGSTYLMQQAVGEPTRQELLNQLVFNNMCSFQ; the protein is encoded by the exons ATGGCGGACTTCTCATCGCACCACTCTCTCCACCTCAAGATGCCTGCAGCTTTGACCAATGGCCACTCCCCCAACCTCTCAAGCCTCTTGTTCTACGGCCAAAACCATGGCCAAGGAGCAACGGCGAACGCAAATGCAGCGTCAGGAACAGCAGCGGCCATGGCGGAGGACGCTTCGCTTGAGAGCTCCTCTGCAGTGGTCGACACCTCCCCGCAGGGAAGTGCATCTCCAATGGACAGGAAGAGGAAGGCCACAGAGGACAGTGCCACACTGAGCTCTGCTCACTCCAAG GATTGCAAGCAGGAgggaaagagcaagagggggaAGAGGTCCAACAAGGAGGCTGAGGATAAGAGCACCACTGATGACGAGGCCCCCAAGGGGTACATCCATGTGAGGGCAAGGAGGGGTCAGGCAACAGACAGCCACAGCCTTGCAGAAAGG GTGAGGAGAGAGAGGATCAGTGAGAGGATGAGGATGCTGCAAGCACTGGTCCCTGGTTGTGATAAG GTTACTGGAAAGGCCCTGATTTTGGATGAGATCATCAATTATGTGCAGTCCTTGCAGAACCAAGTTGAG TTCCTTTCCATGAGGATTGCCTCCATGAGCCCAGTTTTGTATGGGTTTGGACTGGACAGTGATGGCCTTCATGACCATGCACAA ATGGGAGGCATGTTCCAAGAAGCCCTTGCAATGCCTGGTCCAGTGCTGAGCCAAGCTAGCCCAGCTCCATCTCAAGCCATCATAGAGACCACCTCCACCACACCCTTCTCACTCCAGGGCCAGGGTGCCATCTCTTTCTCTCAG GACAATGGCAGCACTTACCTGATGCAACAAGCAGTGGGGGAGCCTACAAGGCAGGAGCTGCTCAACCAGTTGGTGTTCAACAACATGTGCTCTTTCCAGTAG
- the LOC112897533 gene encoding transcription factor bHLH137-like isoform X1, which yields MADFSSHHSLHLKMPAALTNGHSPNLSSLLFYGQNHGQGATANANAASGTAAAMAEDASLESSSAVVDTSPQGSASPMDRKRKATEDSATLSSAHSKDCKQEGKSKRGKRSNKEAEDKSTTDDEAPKGYIHVRARRGQATDSHSLAERVRRERISERMRMLQALVPGCDKVTGKALILDEIINYVQSLQNQVEFLSMRIASMSPVLYGFGLDSDGLHDHAQKMGGMFQEALAMPGPVLSQASPAPSQAIIETTSTTPFSLQGQGAISFSQDNGSTYLMQQAVGEPTRQELLNQLVFNNMCSFQ from the exons ATGGCGGACTTCTCATCGCACCACTCTCTCCACCTCAAGATGCCTGCAGCTTTGACCAATGGCCACTCCCCCAACCTCTCAAGCCTCTTGTTCTACGGCCAAAACCATGGCCAAGGAGCAACGGCGAACGCAAATGCAGCGTCAGGAACAGCAGCGGCCATGGCGGAGGACGCTTCGCTTGAGAGCTCCTCTGCAGTGGTCGACACCTCCCCGCAGGGAAGTGCATCTCCAATGGACAGGAAGAGGAAGGCCACAGAGGACAGTGCCACACTGAGCTCTGCTCACTCCAAG GATTGCAAGCAGGAgggaaagagcaagagggggaAGAGGTCCAACAAGGAGGCTGAGGATAAGAGCACCACTGATGACGAGGCCCCCAAGGGGTACATCCATGTGAGGGCAAGGAGGGGTCAGGCAACAGACAGCCACAGCCTTGCAGAAAGG GTGAGGAGAGAGAGGATCAGTGAGAGGATGAGGATGCTGCAAGCACTGGTCCCTGGTTGTGATAAG GTTACTGGAAAGGCCCTGATTTTGGATGAGATCATCAATTATGTGCAGTCCTTGCAGAACCAAGTTGAG TTCCTTTCCATGAGGATTGCCTCCATGAGCCCAGTTTTGTATGGGTTTGGACTGGACAGTGATGGCCTTCATGACCATGCACAA AAGATGGGAGGCATGTTCCAAGAAGCCCTTGCAATGCCTGGTCCAGTGCTGAGCCAAGCTAGCCCAGCTCCATCTCAAGCCATCATAGAGACCACCTCCACCACACCCTTCTCACTCCAGGGCCAGGGTGCCATCTCTTTCTCTCAG GACAATGGCAGCACTTACCTGATGCAACAAGCAGTGGGGGAGCCTACAAGGCAGGAGCTGCTCAACCAGTTGGTGTTCAACAACATGTGCTCTTTCCAGTAG